One genomic region from Chthonomonas calidirosea T49 encodes:
- a CDS encoding glutamate mutase L, producing the protein MSTAKMLIDPNRVRSILATDCGSTTTKAILIEKQPDGAYRLICRGEAPTTVEAPFDDVTIGVTNAIREVEELCGRRLLDDGGEPLTPQQEDGSGVDLYLSTSSAGGGLQMTVIGVVKRMSAESAQRAALGAGAIVIDVLATDDGRKDFERVERLRQLRPDILLMAGGTDGGTVIHLVEMAEMLLAADPRPRLGHNTKLPVIYAGNPDAYPQVAEILNGHFDLRQVPNLRPSLERENLGPAREAIHEVFLQHVMQQAPGYSKLLNWTSADIMSTPNAVGKIMQTIAEQQGINLLGVDIGGATTDVFSVFDGHFTRTVSANLGMSYSICNVLAEAKIARICRWLPFPVEPSEVRNQLRNKMIRPTTIPQLLTDLLLEQAVCREALALAFEHHKSLARDLFGVAQAKNVGQIFEQKTSKSFINSLDLDMIVGSGGVLSHAPLRAQAALMMLDAFQPEGFTLLTVDSIFMMPQLGVLSTLHPEAATHVFQRDCLVYLGTCIAPIGVSREGEPCVTVEGEGWKDTVPFGALRLYSLGLNAAGEPMEQEITVTPSRAFDLGAGRGRAVRRVVKGGVVGLIVDARGRPLQLPADPEARLHCLQQWYRALNIPLPQQNRTVVETNVS; encoded by the coding sequence ATGTCCACCGCCAAAATGCTCATAGACCCCAACCGAGTTCGCTCTATTCTCGCTACCGATTGCGGCAGTACTACCACAAAAGCCATTCTCATTGAGAAACAGCCGGATGGCGCCTACCGCCTCATCTGCCGCGGTGAGGCGCCCACCACCGTCGAAGCGCCGTTCGACGACGTGACCATCGGCGTTACCAACGCCATCCGCGAGGTAGAGGAGCTGTGCGGGCGCCGTCTCCTCGACGATGGCGGGGAACCGCTGACACCGCAACAAGAGGATGGATCGGGGGTAGACCTCTATCTTTCGACTTCCAGCGCCGGCGGAGGGCTGCAGATGACCGTGATCGGCGTGGTAAAGCGAATGAGCGCGGAAAGCGCCCAGCGCGCCGCCCTTGGCGCCGGAGCCATTGTCATTGATGTGCTCGCTACCGACGACGGCCGTAAAGACTTTGAGCGCGTGGAACGTCTGCGCCAGCTTCGACCCGATATCCTCCTCATGGCCGGAGGCACCGATGGCGGTACCGTTATCCACCTCGTGGAAATGGCCGAGATGCTGCTTGCCGCCGACCCGCGCCCCCGTCTCGGCCACAACACCAAACTGCCCGTCATCTATGCCGGCAATCCCGACGCCTACCCCCAGGTGGCCGAGATTCTGAATGGACATTTCGACCTCCGCCAAGTTCCTAACCTCCGCCCTAGCCTAGAACGAGAAAACCTCGGGCCAGCACGCGAGGCCATTCATGAGGTCTTTCTACAACACGTCATGCAACAAGCTCCAGGCTACAGCAAGCTGCTGAACTGGACCAGCGCCGACATCATGTCTACCCCCAACGCCGTCGGTAAAATTATGCAGACCATCGCCGAACAGCAGGGCATCAACCTCCTCGGCGTGGACATCGGAGGCGCTACCACCGACGTCTTTTCCGTTTTTGATGGTCACTTTACCCGCACCGTCTCCGCCAACTTGGGCATGTCCTACTCCATCTGCAACGTCCTCGCGGAGGCGAAAATCGCCCGCATCTGCCGCTGGCTCCCCTTCCCTGTCGAGCCCTCCGAAGTTCGTAATCAGCTGCGGAACAAGATGATCCGCCCCACCACCATCCCACAGCTTCTCACCGACCTCTTGCTGGAACAGGCCGTCTGTCGTGAAGCGCTCGCCCTCGCCTTCGAGCATCACAAATCGCTGGCCAGAGACCTGTTCGGCGTCGCTCAGGCCAAAAACGTTGGCCAGATCTTCGAGCAAAAAACCTCCAAAAGCTTCATCAACAGCCTCGATCTAGATATGATCGTGGGTTCAGGGGGTGTGCTCTCCCATGCACCCCTTCGCGCTCAAGCCGCCCTTATGATGCTGGATGCCTTCCAACCGGAAGGCTTTACGCTGCTCACCGTCGACTCCATCTTCATGATGCCTCAACTCGGCGTGCTCTCTACCCTCCATCCGGAGGCCGCAACCCACGTGTTCCAACGTGACTGCCTCGTCTATCTGGGAACATGCATTGCGCCGATCGGCGTAAGCAGAGAGGGAGAGCCCTGCGTTACCGTTGAGGGGGAAGGCTGGAAAGATACGGTGCCGTTTGGAGCGCTTCGGCTCTATTCGCTAGGACTTAACGCGGCCGGCGAGCCGATGGAACAAGAGATAACGGTGACCCCCTCGCGTGCCTTCGATTTAGGCGCCGGACGTGGGCGCGCCGTGCGACGCGTCGTGAAAGGCGGGGTGGTAGGCCTGATCGTGGACGCGCGCGGGCGGCCATTGCAACTGCCAGCCGACCCAGAGGCGCGCCTCCACTGCCTGCAGCAATGGTATCGCGCACTGAATATACCCCTGCCGCAACAAAACCGAACCGTGGTAGAGACCAACGTATCATGA
- a CDS encoding GerMN domain-containing protein: MKSIDRNRFLLYGFTTVLLSVWLTGCNKPSSTSPSGPTNTVPPAPVTSPPVTQPPSTVSETPVTDAINRLLKEQATTSYPVLPRGTKLLGARVKDGVAYLDFNSAFNQLANMGDTTESEAQKALRRALQGIPGVRMMAVTVEGKPFQSQMTDWTTPFPVADLPSQPDSQKTSERNEVAP, from the coding sequence ATGAAGAGCATAGATAGAAATCGCTTTTTGCTTTATGGGTTTACAACCGTTTTGTTGTCCGTGTGGCTCACGGGATGCAACAAACCGTCGTCTACGAGCCCTTCTGGGCCTACCAACACCGTACCGCCCGCGCCTGTGACGTCGCCGCCGGTTACCCAGCCACCAAGCACGGTTAGTGAAACCCCTGTTACGGATGCGATCAACCGCTTATTGAAGGAGCAGGCAACGACGTCCTACCCGGTGTTGCCGCGGGGCACGAAACTGTTGGGGGCGCGGGTAAAGGATGGCGTGGCCTATTTGGATTTTAACAGCGCCTTTAATCAGCTGGCCAATATGGGCGACACAACCGAATCGGAGGCCCAAAAGGCGCTTCGTCGCGCCTTACAGGGTATTCCGGGCGTAAGGATGATGGCCGTTACGGTGGAGGGGAAACCTTTTCAAAGTCAAATGACGGACTGGACAACGCCTTTTCCCGTTGCGGATCTGCCCTCTCAGCCAGACAGCCAGAAAACCTCAGAGCGCAACGAGGTTGCCCCGTGA
- the murI gene encoding glutamate racemase, translating to MSVPFLGVFDSGVGGLTVVHALRKVAPRMPIWYVADQAHVPYGGRPLEEVRAFACGISEALLAKRDGVSECVGVVMACNISSAVALPVVQAKYPHVPVLGMVEPGVRAAVKRTRNGRIGVLATEGTVQSGAYRQTLGRVAPDVEVYEVACPAFVPLVEAGAEGSEAAREAACRYLHELESRDVDTVILGCTHYPFLLPLLRRLSPQFVYVDPAEPTAEMVGEKLSSLKTPDVPRHQLFTTGDVGVFHAQLERLFPDLLLVSEVKPAWWDDGQLLLG from the coding sequence GTGAGCGTTCCGTTCCTCGGCGTGTTCGATTCGGGTGTTGGAGGGTTGACGGTGGTACATGCCCTTCGCAAGGTGGCCCCGCGTATGCCGATCTGGTATGTTGCGGATCAGGCGCATGTGCCTTATGGTGGGCGTCCCTTAGAGGAGGTGCGCGCGTTTGCCTGCGGCATCAGCGAGGCGCTGTTAGCCAAAAGAGATGGCGTTAGCGAGTGTGTGGGTGTGGTGATGGCGTGCAACATCTCTTCGGCCGTCGCTTTGCCGGTCGTTCAGGCAAAATACCCTCATGTGCCCGTTTTGGGGATGGTTGAGCCGGGGGTGCGAGCGGCCGTAAAGCGTACGCGGAACGGCCGTATTGGGGTGCTTGCCACAGAAGGGACGGTTCAGAGCGGTGCCTACCGCCAGACGCTAGGCCGAGTCGCGCCCGATGTGGAGGTGTACGAGGTCGCTTGTCCCGCCTTTGTTCCCCTTGTGGAGGCCGGTGCGGAGGGGAGCGAGGCGGCACGGGAGGCCGCTTGTCGCTACTTGCATGAATTGGAATCTCGCGATGTAGATACGGTGATATTGGGTTGTACGCACTATCCTTTTCTGCTTCCTCTCTTAAGGCGCCTCAGCCCGCAGTTTGTGTATGTAGATCCGGCCGAACCCACCGCGGAGATGGTTGGCGAAAAGTTGTCTTCTCTTAAGACGCCTGACGTGCCGCGCCATCAGCTTTTCACCACGGGCGACGTGGGAGTGTTTCATGCGCAACTGGAGCGTCTCTTCCCCGATCT
- a CDS encoding response regulator: MNPSSTPTVLIVNPDLLSSSRLESALKSLGWSVITARTQDEALARLHHLTPTLVLINFNIEGLQPLVITERAKSLHPSIKVLGFVSHTRLSEMRPKAQIAGCDKLVANSALQERLPQILAGLFPKRAALKNAK, from the coding sequence ATGAACCCGTCGAGCACGCCTACGGTGCTGATCGTCAATCCCGATCTGCTCTCCTCATCTCGACTAGAATCCGCACTGAAAAGCTTGGGTTGGTCGGTCATCACCGCCCGCACCCAAGATGAGGCCTTGGCGCGTCTGCATCATCTAACGCCTACGTTGGTTCTGATCAACTTTAATATTGAGGGACTGCAGCCTCTGGTCATCACCGAACGCGCCAAAAGCCTTCATCCCTCTATCAAAGTGCTTGGCTTCGTCTCTCATACCCGTCTTAGCGAGATGCGCCCGAAAGCGCAGATCGCCGGCTGCGATAAGCTCGTGGCCAACTCAGCACTGCAAGAGCGCCTACCGCAGATCCTCGCGGGCCTCTTTCCAAAGCGAGCCGCCCTAAAAAACGCTAAATAG